Genomic segment of Deltaproteobacteria bacterium:
CCCGTTGTCCAGCTTGAACAGCCCGAGGGCCTGTTCGATGTTCTTGATCTGGACCCGCGCCTGCGTCTTCTTCGCCTCCTCGGTCCTCCCGATCAGCTTGGGCACCACCAGGGCCGCCAGCAGGCCGAGGATGACGATGACGACCATGATCTCGATGAGGGTGAACCCAGACCGGTCCCGGAGCCTCCTCGTCCCGTTTCTTTCCGATTTCATCAGGTTCCTCCTATCGGACGATCTGTGAAATGTCGAGCAGCGGCAGCAGGACCGACACGACGATGAAGGCGACCACGGTCCCCATCACGAGGATGATCAACGGCTCGAGCAGGGAGAGCAGGCGCGAAAGGCGGGCGTTCGTCTCCTCGTCCATCGCGTCGGCGGCCCGGTAGAGGAGGTCGCCGAGCGCCCCGCTTTCCTCGCCCACCGCCACCATCTGCACGAGCGTGAGGGGGATCTCGGGATGCGGCCGCAATGATTCGGAGAGGGTCGCCCCCTCCACCACGCGATCCGCCGAGGCCGTGATCTGTTCCGTGATCACTACGTTCCCGACGACGGGCGCCACGATCCGCAGCGCGCGGTCCACCGGGATCCCTCCCGAGATCAGCGTGGACAAGGTGCGCGCGAACCGCGAGAGGGCGGAAAGGTGCTCGAGCCGCCCCACGAGGGGCAGCCGGAGAAGGAGGGTGTCCCGGGCCTTCTTCCCGCGCTCCGTGGCCAGGTACCTTCGGGTTCCGAGGACCGCCCCGGCGGTAAGGATCAGGAGCGCCCACCACGACGCCACGAGGACGTCGGTGATCCCGATGAGGATTCGCGTCGGAAGGGGGAGGGCGTGCCCGAGGTGGGAGAAGATCCCCACGATCTTCGGGACGACGAAGGTCAGCAGGAAGACCACGACGAGGGCCGCCACGACCGCCATCAGGAGCGGATAGGTGAGCGCCGAGCGGACCCGGTTCCGGGTCCGGGCCTGCTCCTCGAGGTGGTCGGCGAGTCGGGACAGGGAGAGCGGAAGCGTTCCGCTCTCCTCCCCGGCCCGCACCATGCTGGCGTAGAGGTTCGGGAACGTCTCGGGGTGGGCTTCCACGGCGCGCGCCAGCGGCGCCCCTCCGCGGACGGCCTCCTGCAGGTCGAGGAGGACCTGGCGGCTCTCCGGGTCGTCCACCTGGGTCGTCACCGACTGCAGGGCGCCCACGAGCGGCACGCCCGCTCCCAGCAGCGTGGCGAGCTGTCGGGTCAGGAGGGGGAGGAAATCCGCCCTTCGGAGGAGGGAAGGGAGAAACCCGCCCCGGCGCTCCGGCGGCCCCTCCGTCAGGGTGAGGGGGAAGATCCCTTCCGCGTGCAGCTTCCTGCGCGCGAGGATGGCGCTGTCCGCCTCGAGGATCCCCTTCTGCGAGATGCCGGCCCGGGAGATCCCGGTGTAGCGGAACGTCGCCACGGTCCGCTCACTCCTCCTGCGTGACGCGCAGGACCTCTTCCACCGAGGTCACCCCGGCGACGATCTTCTCCGCACCGGCCGCGAGGATCGTCCGCATCCCGCGGGAGACGGCGAGCGCCCGGATCCCGTCCGCGTCGGCCCGGGTGAGGATCATCGACCGGATCGTTTCGTCCGCGGAGAGGATCTCGAACAGCGCGATGCGGCCCAGATATCCGGTTTGGAGACACTTCGCGCATCCGCCCGGCCGGTAGAAGGGAGTTTCGGGCGGCGAGGGGAGCCCCACGCTCCGCGCATCCACGGCGGTGGGGGCATAGGGGGTCTTGCAGTCGGGGCACAGGCGCCGCACCAGCCGCTGGGCGACGACGCCCGAGAGGGAGGAGGCGACGAGGAACGGTTCGATCCCCATGTCCACGAGGCGCGTGACCGCACTGGCCGAATCGTTGGTGTGCAGCGTCGAAAGGACAAGGTGCCCGGTCAGCGACGCCTGGATGGCGATCTCGGCCGTCTCCGCGTCCCGGATCTCCCCAACCATGATGATGTCGGGGTCCTGGCGCAGGATGGAGCGCAGGCCGTTGGCGAACGTCAGCTGGATCTTCGGGTTCACCTGGATCTGCCCGATCCCCTGGAACTGGTACTCCACCGGATCCTCGATCGTGATGATGTTCTTGGTGCCGGAGTCGAGGTGGCGCAGCGCGGCGTAGAGCGTGGTGGTCTTCCCGGAGCCGGTCGGACCGGTGACGAGGAGGATGCCGCTGGACCGGGAAAGAAAGTGTTCGAACGTCACCAGGTCCGCGGGGTCGAAGCCCATGTCGGAAAGCCCGAAGAGGATGTTTCCGCGGTCGAGGAGACGCAGCACGGCGCGCTCGCCGAAGGAGGTGGGGACGGTGGATACGCGGATGTCGATCTCCCGGCCTCCGAGGCGGATCTTGATCCGCCCGTCCTGGGGGAGGCGTCGCTC
This window contains:
- a CDS encoding type II secretion system F family protein, with the protein product MATFRYTGISRAGISQKGILEADSAILARRKLHAEGIFPLTLTEGPPERRGGFLPSLLRRADFLPLLTRQLATLLGAGVPLVGALQSVTTQVDDPESRQVLLDLQEAVRGGAPLARAVEAHPETFPNLYASMVRAGEESGTLPLSLSRLADHLEEQARTRNRVRSALTYPLLMAVVAALVVVFLLTFVVPKIVGIFSHLGHALPLPTRILIGITDVLVASWWALLILTAGAVLGTRRYLATERGKKARDTLLLRLPLVGRLEHLSALSRFARTLSTLISGGIPVDRALRIVAPVVGNVVITEQITASADRVVEGATLSESLRPHPEIPLTLVQMVAVGEESGALGDLLYRAADAMDEETNARLSRLLSLLEPLIILVMGTVVAFIVVSVLLPLLDISQIVR
- the gspE gene encoding type II secretion system ATPase GspE → MTAPSKMPAPPDAGELVPEGGLLAKIPIGYSRKHLLLPCRTPSGEIVLLSGGKPEAREAIDEMRFLAGSTGVVCAPPDEVLARIDAAYERAHSPENEIVEGLPGEWDLDPTAAIEETRDLLESPDEAPVIRFVHSVLFRAIRERSSDIHFEPYEKELVVRNRVDGILYPMITAPRKWHAPAVSRVKVMAGLDIAERRLPQDGRIKIRLGGREIDIRVSTVPTSFGERAVLRLLDRGNILFGLSDMGFDPADLVTFEHFLSRSSGILLVTGPTGSGKTTTLYAALRHLDSGTKNIITIEDPVEYQFQGIGQIQVNPKIQLTFANGLRSILRQDPDIIMVGEIRDAETAEIAIQASLTGHLVLSTLHTNDSASAVTRLVDMGIEPFLVASSLSGVVAQRLVRRLCPDCKTPYAPTAVDARSVGLPSPPETPFYRPGGCAKCLQTGYLGRIALFEILSADETIRSMILTRADADGIRALAVSRGMRTILAAGAEKIVAGVTSVEEVLRVTQEE